GGTTTAGATAAAGATGAAACAGATAAAAAGACAGGTAAATATATCCGCCGTGAACGTTATGCCGGTAACTTATCAAGAAGCTTTTATATCGGAGAAGGTGTAAAACAGGAAGATATTAAAGCCGCATTCAAGAATGGTATTTTGAGCATTACCGTTCCAAAAGAAGATAAAACAGCCAAGGAAGAGAAGAAATACATTACAATTGGTGAATAATTGATAAGATAATCTTAGAAAAAGATAAATCAGAATATTAATACATGGAAAAATAACAGATACCCATGAGGTATTTGATAAGATATAGGTAATATGGATTATAAGAAAGGCGAAATATAGTAGCCTGAATATAGAGATTAAAATTTAGTTTTGAAGGGAGAAATGACTTATGATGATGCCTAGTATTTTTGGAAATAATTTTGTAGATGATGTATTTGATGATATGTTCCCATTCGCAGGTAATTATACAACTGCTAACTATGATCTTATGAAGACAGATGTAAAAGATGCCGGAGATCACTATGAACTCGAAATGGAAATGCCTGGAGTTGAAAAAGAAAACATCAAAGCAGAACTGAAAGATGGTTATCTGACAGTTACTGCACAGCAGAATACCAATAAAGATGAAAAAGATAAAGAAGGTAATTATATCCGTAAAGAAAGATACAGTGGAAGTTGCCAGAGAAGCTTCTATGTTGGTGAAGGCGTAAAACAGGAAGATTTGAAAGCTGCTTTTAATAACGGAATTCTTACGGTAGC
This Anaerobutyricum hallii DNA region includes the following protein-coding sequences:
- a CDS encoding Hsp20/alpha crystallin family protein is translated as MMMPSIFGNNFVDDVFDDMFPFAGNYTTANYDLMKTDVKDAGDHYELEMEMPGVEKENIKAELKDGYLTVTAQQNTNKDEKDKEGNYIRKERYSGSCQRSFYVGEGVKQEDLKAAFNNGILTVAVPKEVQKPVEEKQYIAIE